A stretch of the Egibacteraceae bacterium genome encodes the following:
- a CDS encoding RtcB family protein, whose product MEKIGERVLSWASVLDEQAREQALATVRVAAVDGHIALMPDAHLGMGATVGAVIPTREAIIPSAVGVDIGCGVIATETALTAADLPDTLEPLLDRWAGTIPAGLGYWHAEADPAWQHFVAAHGLPESVRADRNLREKAPRQFGTLGSGNHFLELCTDERGTVWLMLHSGSRGPGNTLAMRHIERAKGLMRRSMEDLPDPDLAYLVQGTPEFDAYIRDLQWAQAYASGNRQRMMRVALEGLAAATGREDEPAVRTINNHHNYARRERHHGKELWVTRKGAISARAGELGVIPGSMGTGSFVVRGLGNPDAYCSAAHGAGRAMSRRQARKAFTVEDMERAMEGRTWLRKAAAALIDEIPGAYKDLDTVMADQTDLVEVVHRLDTVVNYKGVEKGSRRGKA is encoded by the coding sequence ATGGAGAAGATCGGTGAGCGCGTGCTGAGCTGGGCCTCGGTGCTCGACGAGCAGGCTCGCGAACAGGCGCTCGCGACCGTCCGCGTCGCGGCCGTCGACGGCCACATCGCGCTCATGCCCGACGCGCACCTCGGCATGGGCGCGACCGTCGGCGCGGTGATCCCGACCCGTGAGGCGATCATCCCCTCGGCGGTCGGCGTGGACATCGGCTGCGGCGTCATCGCGACCGAGACCGCCCTGACCGCCGCGGACCTGCCCGACACGCTCGAGCCCCTGCTCGACCGCTGGGCGGGCACGATCCCCGCCGGCCTCGGCTACTGGCACGCCGAGGCCGATCCCGCCTGGCAGCACTTCGTCGCGGCGCACGGGCTTCCCGAGTCCGTGCGGGCCGACCGCAACCTGCGCGAGAAGGCGCCCCGGCAGTTCGGCACGCTCGGCAGCGGAAACCACTTCCTCGAGCTCTGCACCGACGAGCGGGGCACCGTCTGGCTCATGCTCCACTCCGGGTCACGTGGTCCCGGTAACACCCTCGCCATGCGCCACATCGAGCGCGCGAAGGGCCTCATGCGCCGCAGCATGGAGGACCTGCCCGATCCCGACCTCGCCTACCTCGTGCAGGGGACGCCGGAGTTCGACGCCTACATCCGTGACCTGCAGTGGGCCCAGGCGTACGCCTCCGGCAACCGGCAGCGCATGATGCGCGTCGCCCTCGAAGGCCTCGCCGCCGCAACGGGGCGGGAGGACGAGCCGGCGGTCCGCACCATCAACAACCACCACAACTACGCACGCCGAGAGCGCCACCACGGCAAGGAGCTGTGGGTCACGCGCAAGGGCGCGATCTCCGCGCGGGCCGGGGAGCTCGGGGTCATCCCCGGCTCGATGGGCACCGGGTCCTTCGTCGTGCGGGGGCTCGGCAACCCGGACGCGTACTGCTCCGCCGCTCACGGCGCGGGGCGGGCGATGTCACGCCGCCAGGCTCGCAAGGCGTTCACCGTGGAGGACATGGAACGGGCGATGGAGGGCCGCACTTGGCTGCGCAAGGCCGCAGCGGCGCTCATCGACGAGATCCCGGGCGCCTACAAGGACCTCGAC
- a CDS encoding metalloregulator ArsR/SmtB family transcription factor, producing the protein MDVDVKRDAGVPAACCMPLRAPRLSHAEAVATAAVFKALADPHRVRIVSLLAAAGEPVCVCDLTAPLGIAQPTVSHHLKKLTSAGLLRRERRGTWAYYSLDPDAVRRLADVADLQGVIP; encoded by the coding sequence ATGGATGTCGATGTGAAGCGCGACGCGGGGGTGCCGGCAGCCTGCTGCATGCCGCTGCGCGCCCCGCGGCTGTCCCACGCCGAGGCGGTGGCGACGGCGGCCGTGTTCAAGGCCCTCGCCGACCCCCACCGGGTGCGCATCGTGAGCCTGCTCGCCGCGGCCGGTGAGCCGGTGTGCGTGTGCGACCTCACCGCGCCGCTCGGCATCGCCCAACCGACGGTCAGCCACCACCTCAAGAAGCTCACCTCGGCAGGGCTGCTGCGCCGCGAGCGGCGCGGCACCTGGGCCTACTACTCGCTGGACCCCGACGCCGTACGACGGCTCGCCGACGTCGCCGACCTGCAAGGAGTGATCCCATGA